DNA from Asticcacaulis sp. ZE23SCel15:
CACACATGAAGCTTATCATCGGTACGGGATCACCCTTCGTTCGCAAGTGTCGCATCGCGGTGCGTGAAAAAGGTCTGACCAATCAGGTCGAAGAATTTATGACGGCGGCGACCGATGACGCGCCGGAACTTCTGGCTATTAATCCGATCTCCCAGATCCCGGCCCTGCAAACCGATGAAGGCGTCAACTATTTCAATTCCGCCCTGATCTGTCAGTGGCTGGACGCCCATTTCGACAGCGGACTGAAGCTTTATCCGATGGGCGGGGAGCCCCACTGGCGGGTGCGGCGTCTGGAAACCCTGGCTGATGGCCTGATGGAAATGACGGTTAAGATCGTTCTTGAAAATCGCAGACCTGAATCTGAGCGCTCACCGATGTGGCTGACGCGCTGGGAGCGTAATCTCCTGCGCGGCTTTGCGGTGGCGGAAGCGGAATGTCCGACGCTGGATGAGGTCGAACAACACGGCCTTGATATGGGGTCGATCACGCTGGCGATTGCGGCGACCTATCTGGAGTTCCGCTATCCGCAAATCGAATGGCAGTCGTTATCGCCCAAGCTGGTGGCTTTGGCGGAAGCACTGGAAAAGCGCCAAAGCTTTATCGACACATACCCCCGTTAGGTGTTAAAGGCGCGGTCACAAATTCTGTAAGGTGTTCCCCGTGATCCGTCTGCCGCAACAAAAGCTTGATCAGGTGCTTGATCGTTTCAAAATGATCGAAGCCCGCATGGGTGCGGTCACTGACGGTACCGAGATCGTAAAGCTGTCGAAAGAACACGCCGAGCTTAAGCCGGTGGCCGAAGCGGTCGAGCGCGTGCTGAAAGCCCGCTCGCAGGTGCCGGAGCTTGAGGAACTGATCGCCCTCAAGGACCCGGAACTGTCACCGCTGGCCGAAGACGAGTTGCAGGAGCTAAAAGAACAGCTTCCTGAACTTGAGCGCGGCGTGGCGCTGTTGCTGGCGCCGAAGGATAAGGACGAAAACGCCTCGGCCATTCTCGAAGTCCGGGCGGGCACCGGCGGCGACGAAGCGGCGATCTTCGCGGGCGATCTGTTTCGCATGTATAGCCGCTATGCGGTAACCCAAGGCTGGCGCGTTGAGATCGACTCGATCAGTGAAGGCGACGCCGGCGGCTATAAGGAAATCATCGCCTCGGTCACCGGCGACGGCGTGTTCGGCAAGATGAAGTTTGAATCCGGCGTCCACCGCGTTCAGCGCGTGCCCGCCACCGAAACGCAAGGCCGCATCCATACCTCGGCGGCGACGGTAGCGGTGCTGCCCGAAGCCCAGGACGTTGAGATCGAAATCCTCGACAAAGACATCCGCATCGACACCTACCGCGCGTCGGGCTCGGGCGGCCAGCACGTCAACAAGACGGATTCGGCGGTGCGGATCACCCACATGCCGTCAGGGATCGTGGTGACCTCATCGGAAAAGTCGCAGCACATGAACCGCGCCATTGCTATGCGTAACCTGAAGGCGCGGCTTTACGACCAGCA
Protein-coding regions in this window:
- a CDS encoding glutathione S-transferase N-terminal domain-containing protein, with the protein product MKLIIGTGSPFVRKCRIAVREKGLTNQVEEFMTAATDDAPELLAINPISQIPALQTDEGVNYFNSALICQWLDAHFDSGLKLYPMGGEPHWRVRRLETLADGLMEMTVKIVLENRRPESERSPMWLTRWERNLLRGFAVAEAECPTLDEVEQHGLDMGSITLAIAATYLEFRYPQIEWQSLSPKLVALAEALEKRQSFIDTYPR
- the prfA gene encoding peptide chain release factor 1; the encoded protein is MRLPQQKLDQVLDRFKMIEARMGAVTDGTEIVKLSKEHAELKPVAEAVERVLKARSQVPELEELIALKDPELSPLAEDELQELKEQLPELERGVALLLAPKDKDENASAILEVRAGTGGDEAAIFAGDLFRMYSRYAVTQGWRVEIDSISEGDAGGYKEIIASVTGDGVFGKMKFESGVHRVQRVPATETQGRIHTSAATVAVLPEAQDVEIEILDKDIRIDTYRASGSGGQHVNKTDSAVRITHMPSGIVVTSSEKSQHMNRAIAMRNLKARLYDQQRQALDTARSDARKSQVGSGDRSERIRTYNYPQGRITDHRINLTIYNLPQFMEGDMASMINALIAEDQAERLAMLEDEMG